A window of Theropithecus gelada isolate Dixy chromosome 14, Tgel_1.0, whole genome shotgun sequence contains these coding sequences:
- the CD81 gene encoding CD81 antigen isoform X1 yields the protein MGVEGCTKCIKYLLFVFNFVFWLAGGVILGVALWLRHDPQTTNLLYLELGDKPAPNTFYVGIYILIAVGAVMMFVGFLGCYGAIQESQCLLGTFFTCLVILFACEVAAGIWGFVNKDQIAKDVKQFYDQALQQAVVDDDANNAKAVVKTFHETLDCCGSSTLAALTTSVLKNNLCPSGSNIISNLLKKDCHQKIDELFSGKLYLIGIAAIVVAVIMVNLRDDPEHGAVLWHPEQLRVLRPRSSGRRDLCSAPQVTRTLLRGPSPPVYITFPVLLCYM from the exons CTGGCTGGAGGCGTGATCCTGGGTGTAGCCTTGTGGCTCCGCCATGACCCGCAGACCACCAACCTCCTGTATCTGGAGCTGGGAGACAAGCCTGCGCCCAACACCTTCTACGTAG GCATCTACATCCTCATCGCTGTGGGCGCTGTGATGATGTTCGTTGGCTTCCTGGGCTGCTACGGGGCCATCCAGGAATCCCAGTGCTTGCTGGGGACG TTCTTCACCTGCCTGGTCATCCTGTTTGCCTGTGAGGTGGCGGCCGGCATCTGGGGTTTTGTCAACAAGGACCAG ATCGCCAAGGATGTGAAGCAGTTCTATGACCAGGCCCTACAGCAGGCTGTGGTGGATGACGACGCCAACAACGCCAAGGCCGTGGTGAAGACCTTCCACGAGACG CTCGACTGCTGTGGCTCCAGCACGCTGGCCGCTCTGACCACCTCAGTGCTCAAGAACAATCTGTGTCCCTCGGGCAGCAACATCATCAGCAACCTCCTCAAG AAGGACTGCCACCAGAAGATCGATGAGCTCTTCTCCGGGAAGCTGTACCTCATCGGCATTGCTGCCATCGTGGTCGCCGTGATCATGGTGA ATCTTCGAGATGATCCTGAGCATGGTGCTGTGCTGTGGCATCCGGAACAGCTCCGTGTACTGAGGCCCCGCAGCTCtggccgcagggacctctgcagTGCCCCCCAAGTGACCCGGACACTTCTGAGGGGGCCATCACCGCCTGTGTATATAACGTTTCCGGTATTACTCTGCTATATGTAG
- the CD81 gene encoding CD81 antigen isoform X2 translates to MGVEGCTKCIKYLLFVFNFVFWLAGGVILGVALWLRHDPQTTNLLYLELGDKPAPNTFYVGIYILIAVGAVMMFVGFLGCYGAIQESQCLLGTFFTCLVILFACEVAAGIWGFVNKDQIAKDVKQFYDQALQQAVVDDDANNAKAVVKTFHETLDCCGSSTLAALTTSVLKNNLCPSGSNIISNLLKKDCHQKIDELFSGKLYLIGIAAIVVAVIMIFEMILSMVLCCGIRNSSVY, encoded by the exons CTGGCTGGAGGCGTGATCCTGGGTGTAGCCTTGTGGCTCCGCCATGACCCGCAGACCACCAACCTCCTGTATCTGGAGCTGGGAGACAAGCCTGCGCCCAACACCTTCTACGTAG GCATCTACATCCTCATCGCTGTGGGCGCTGTGATGATGTTCGTTGGCTTCCTGGGCTGCTACGGGGCCATCCAGGAATCCCAGTGCTTGCTGGGGACG TTCTTCACCTGCCTGGTCATCCTGTTTGCCTGTGAGGTGGCGGCCGGCATCTGGGGTTTTGTCAACAAGGACCAG ATCGCCAAGGATGTGAAGCAGTTCTATGACCAGGCCCTACAGCAGGCTGTGGTGGATGACGACGCCAACAACGCCAAGGCCGTGGTGAAGACCTTCCACGAGACG CTCGACTGCTGTGGCTCCAGCACGCTGGCCGCTCTGACCACCTCAGTGCTCAAGAACAATCTGTGTCCCTCGGGCAGCAACATCATCAGCAACCTCCTCAAG AAGGACTGCCACCAGAAGATCGATGAGCTCTTCTCCGGGAAGCTGTACCTCATCGGCATTGCTGCCATCGTGGTCGCCGTGATCATG ATCTTCGAGATGATCCTGAGCATGGTGCTGTGCTGTGGCATCCGGAACAGCTCCGTGTACTGA
- the CD81 gene encoding CD81 antigen isoform X3, with amino-acid sequence MMFVGFLGCYGAIQESQCLLGTFFTCLVILFACEVAAGIWGFVNKDQIAKDVKQFYDQALQQAVVDDDANNAKAVVKTFHETLDCCGSSTLAALTTSVLKNNLCPSGSNIISNLLKKDCHQKIDELFSGKLYLIGIAAIVVAVIMIFEMILSMVLCCGIRNSSVY; translated from the exons ATGATGTTCGTTGGCTTCCTGGGCTGCTACGGGGCCATCCAGGAATCCCAGTGCTTGCTGGGGACG TTCTTCACCTGCCTGGTCATCCTGTTTGCCTGTGAGGTGGCGGCCGGCATCTGGGGTTTTGTCAACAAGGACCAG ATCGCCAAGGATGTGAAGCAGTTCTATGACCAGGCCCTACAGCAGGCTGTGGTGGATGACGACGCCAACAACGCCAAGGCCGTGGTGAAGACCTTCCACGAGACG CTCGACTGCTGTGGCTCCAGCACGCTGGCCGCTCTGACCACCTCAGTGCTCAAGAACAATCTGTGTCCCTCGGGCAGCAACATCATCAGCAACCTCCTCAAG AAGGACTGCCACCAGAAGATCGATGAGCTCTTCTCCGGGAAGCTGTACCTCATCGGCATTGCTGCCATCGTGGTCGCCGTGATCATG ATCTTCGAGATGATCCTGAGCATGGTGCTGTGCTGTGGCATCCGGAACAGCTCCGTGTACTGA
- the LOC112605666 gene encoding uncharacterized protein LOC112605666, which produces MQSPAFLHSMCQQDLPAREKTNSQCQVGSRCEVGLDRPGSGPQEDAGGCQGPGRKVRGSASTARPPSSSVKAALGDLPEARPATVARPPSAQTYRLKDARPSPSWSAPHVRAARSALWETECSAGRAPRLPRLQNYNSHKALGRHSRRLSGGVALCACARPSTLRPGSWVRLGSGPGNDGICWGTKTGIDQEEQEEEGPGLQFPECSTTNRQPGRLPVVPAPPAGNRENSGRPRQEVHHLVWRTNAVPALPVMTGSRNCRSSWASSMQRGGAPRDPTVPLRPDAEAVPARDEDAGSWPLGHG; this is translated from the coding sequence ATGCAAAGCCCGGCCTTTCTCCACTCTATGTGCCAGCAAGACCTCCCCGCCAGGGAAAAAACGAACTCTCAGTGCCAAGTTGGCTCTCGGTGCGAAGTCGGGCTGGACAGGCCCGGGTCCGGGCCTCAAGAGGATGCTGGTGGGTGCCAAGGGCCCGGTCGCAAGGTACGGGGGTCGGCGAGCACAGCGAGGCCTCCGAGCTCAAGTGTTAAAGCTGCGCTCGGTGACCTTCCGGAGGCTCGGCCGGCCACCGTGGCCCGTCCTCCCTCAGCACAAACCTACCGGCTCAAGGATGCACGGCCATCTCCATCTTGGTCGGCGCCGCACGTCCGTGCGGCGCGCTCAGCCCTCTGGGAAACCGAGTGCTCTGCCGGCCGAGCGCCGCGGCTTCCGCGCCTGCAGAACTACAACTCCCACAAGGCACTGGGCCGCCACTCCCGACGCCTGTCGGGAGGTGTAGCCCTGTGCGCATGCGCCCGGCCCTCTACTCTACGCCCCGGCTCTTGGGTCCGGCTCGGAAGCGGCCCCGGAAACGACGGCATTTGTTGGGGAACCAAGACCGGAATTGACCAAGAagaacaggaagaggaggggccaggcctgCAATTCCCAGAATGCTCGACGACTAACCGACAGCCGGGCCGGCTTCCCGTGGTCCCAGCGCCACCTGCCGGAAACCGCGAGAACAGCGGCCGCCCCAGGCAGGAAGTGCATCATCTCGTATGGAGAACGAATGCCGTTCCGGCACTTCCGGTCATGACCGGAAGCCGTAACTGTCGCTCCTCCTGGGCTTCGTCAATGCAGCGAGGCGGGGCTCCCCGGGATCCCACGGTCCCGCTCAGGCCAGACGCAGAGGCGGTCCCAGCCCGAGATGAGGACGCGGGGTCGTGGCCGCTGGGTCACGGGTGA
- the TSSC4 gene encoding protein TSSC4 isoform X2 produces the protein MADAGTGLLPATVQPFHLRGMSSTFSQRSRDIFDCLEGAARRAPSSVAHTSMSDNGGFKQPLAPSGRSPVAGLGRAHRSPASPRVPPVPDYVAHPERWTKYSLEDVTEVSEQSNQAAALAFLGSQSLAAPTDCVSSFNQDPSSCGEGRVVFTKPVRGVEARHERKRVLGKVGEPGRGSLGNPATDRGEGPVELAHLAGPGSPEAEEWGSPHGGLQEVEALSGPVHSGSVTGLPPVETVGFHGSRKRSRDHFRNKGSSSEDPGAEV, from the exons ATGGCTGATGCAGGGACAG GCCTCCTCCCGGCCACGGTGCAGCCATTCCATCTGAGAGGCATGAGCTCCACCTTCTCCCAGCGCAGCCGTGACATCTTTGACTGCCTGGAGGGAGCGGCCAGGAGAGCTCCATCCTCTGTGGCCCACACGAGCATGAGTGACAATGGAGGCTTCAAGCAGCCCCTAGCGCCCTCAGGCCGGTCTCCAGTGGCAGGCCTGGGCAGGGCCCATCGGAGCCCTGCCTCCCCAAGGGTGCCTCCGGTCCCTGACTACGTGGCACACCCTGAGCGCTGGACCAAGTACAGCCTAGAAGATGTGACCGAGGTCAGCGAGCAGAGCAATCAGGCCGCCGCCCTGGCCTTCCTGGGCTCCCAGAGCCTGGCTGCCCCCACTGACTGCGTGTCCTCCTTCAACCAGGACCCCTCcagctgtggggaggggagggtcgTCTTCACCAAACCAGTCCGAGGGGTCGAGGCCAGACACGAGAGGAAGAGGGTCCTGGGGAAGGTGGGAGAGCCGGGCAGGGGTAGCCTTGGGAACCCTGCCACAGACAGGGGCGAGGGCCCTGTGGAGCTGGCCCATCTGGCCGGGCCCGGGAGCCCAGAGGCCGAGGAGTGGGGCAGCCCCCATGGGGGcctgcaggaggtggaggcactGTCAGGGCCTGTCCACAGTGGGTCTGTGACAGGTCTCCCGCCGGTGGAGACTGTTGGCTTCCATGGCAGCAGGAAGCGGAGTCGAGACCACTTCCGGAACAAGGGCAGCAGCTCTGAGGACCCAGGTGCTGAGGTCTGA
- the TSSC4 gene encoding protein TSSC4 isoform X1, whose translation MADAGTGEPSPSVEGEHGTEYDTLPSDTVSLSDSDSDLSLPGGAEVEALSPMGLPGEEDSGPDEPPSPPSGLLPATVQPFHLRGMSSTFSQRSRDIFDCLEGAARRAPSSVAHTSMSDNGGFKQPLAPSGRSPVAGLGRAHRSPASPRVPPVPDYVAHPERWTKYSLEDVTEVSEQSNQAAALAFLGSQSLAAPTDCVSSFNQDPSSCGEGRVVFTKPVRGVEARHERKRVLGKVGEPGRGSLGNPATDRGEGPVELAHLAGPGSPEAEEWGSPHGGLQEVEALSGPVHSGSVTGLPPVETVGFHGSRKRSRDHFRNKGSSSEDPGAEV comes from the coding sequence ATGGCTGATGCAGGGACAGGTGAGCCGTCCCCCAGCGTGGAGGGCGAGCACGGGACGGAGTATGACACGCTGCCTTCCGACACAGTCTCCCTCAGTGACTCAGACTCTGACCTCAGCTTGCCCGGTGGTGCCGAAGTGGAAGCACTGTCCCCGATGGGGCTGCCTGGGGAGGAGGATTCAGGTCCTGATGAACCCCCCTCACCCCCGTCAGGCCTCCTCCCGGCCACGGTGCAGCCATTCCATCTGAGAGGCATGAGCTCCACCTTCTCCCAGCGCAGCCGTGACATCTTTGACTGCCTGGAGGGAGCGGCCAGGAGAGCTCCATCCTCTGTGGCCCACACGAGCATGAGTGACAATGGAGGCTTCAAGCAGCCCCTAGCGCCCTCAGGCCGGTCTCCAGTGGCAGGCCTGGGCAGGGCCCATCGGAGCCCTGCCTCCCCAAGGGTGCCTCCGGTCCCTGACTACGTGGCACACCCTGAGCGCTGGACCAAGTACAGCCTAGAAGATGTGACCGAGGTCAGCGAGCAGAGCAATCAGGCCGCCGCCCTGGCCTTCCTGGGCTCCCAGAGCCTGGCTGCCCCCACTGACTGCGTGTCCTCCTTCAACCAGGACCCCTCcagctgtggggaggggagggtcgTCTTCACCAAACCAGTCCGAGGGGTCGAGGCCAGACACGAGAGGAAGAGGGTCCTGGGGAAGGTGGGAGAGCCGGGCAGGGGTAGCCTTGGGAACCCTGCCACAGACAGGGGCGAGGGCCCTGTGGAGCTGGCCCATCTGGCCGGGCCCGGGAGCCCAGAGGCCGAGGAGTGGGGCAGCCCCCATGGGGGcctgcaggaggtggaggcactGTCAGGGCCTGTCCACAGTGGGTCTGTGACAGGTCTCCCGCCGGTGGAGACTGTTGGCTTCCATGGCAGCAGGAAGCGGAGTCGAGACCACTTCCGGAACAAGGGCAGCAGCTCTGAGGACCCAGGTGCTGAGGTCTGA